The Cynocephalus volans isolate mCynVol1 chromosome 1, mCynVol1.pri, whole genome shotgun sequence region GTACCAAGCTAAATTTCAGATTCTGATTTACTTCTAGAGTATTTAATCTATACCCTGAAATTTCTCATGTAGGAGTTAATTATAGCTATGCACTTGAACTAATCTTGTGTCTCAGGTTGCACTATTTGAGGTAAGAGGGCTACCAATGGAGAATAAAAGTGCAAGAGCAGAAGCtttgatgaaaataattttgtctcACCTAACTCTGGTAACCCTGAGGTCTTGCGGTGATGGAATGGGGCCTGGGGAGCCTTGAATGGCTGTCCTATCTCCTGGGTAGCCTGAATTACTGTGTCACTGTCACTTTAAGTGTAATAACATATCCTTTTCTCTCTTACTCAGGCATTCCTTTTATCTTTGCTTATTCAagattttcctttgaaatttctTATCAAGAACTGTCATCTGGGTATATTAGTACCTGGATAATTATTTACACAGGTATTTAATTTGGTCACATACTTTGTCATATCCTTTATGGAAGTGACAACTGAATCATATTAAccatattaatctctttttatggtctttatttttcccttcatgCTTATCATaggaaggaatttttttaaaagaaggtaagaaagaaaagagtaaggGAATACTTTTATTTATGTGAGTTCTAGCTTTCACTCCGATATAATTACTTTTACCTACATAGTTCTAATAAATTTAATTGGGATACATTAAAAATGGCAGAAGATTAACTTTCCTACTATAACCATATTACCACCCATTATATTTCAAGATGAAACTTTTAAATTCAGATGGATCTCAATTTATATCTTGATGCTATTTAGCCATGTTGTAATTTTGGGAAGAATGGTTTTGCTTTTACAGCCCATCAGTGCAAACAGCCAGGCGAATGCTGACACTATTTCCTTTCTCAACCTCGTGGATTGGAGCTGGGAGAGACTAGTGGAAAGAAACTTGATTGCCCTCAAGAAAGGATTTTCTTCTGGCACAGATTATAGGAAATCATAAtgtaaactaaaaacaaaacccaatttGTGAAGTGAGAAACATGTTTGTCTAGGTTGTAATTTATAATAGTTCAATACTTTTAAACATAATAGTAATTGTTCCTGGCCACTACTCTTGCATTTTATTGACCCAACATAAccagatagaaaaaaagaaagtggaaagaaatTAATTGAAAGGGGTTagggaaaagcagaaaagcaCAGAGACAGAAGGAGGGTAGGAgggtgaaaaaagagaaatgaaatgaccttaaccctaaccctcccccctcccaccccattgCTGCCCTTTCTCCTCGGAGGCAGAGTGAAGTCATGACAACTGTACCGAGTACATGTTGTTATCTCATGGTGTCCTCTCACCACTTCGATTTCTTAGTTTATCCTCTAGGAAGACTAGAAGGAGACTGTCAGCAAGTGCCAGCGGACCCTTTGAGAAGCAGTTCTGCAGACCCCGCACTCTGACTTTCATCCTGACACTGGCCGAGCTGCCTGTCCTGAAGCAGGGAAGCCTCCTGTGGCCAGACAGCCTAGTTGTCCCAGGCAGTCCTGTTTATACCGTTTCCTGGCAAACTCACTATTAGCACCACTTCCACTTTCAAAAATGTCCGGGTTTGGAGGGAGAAGTGGTGTGAGCACCCGCTGATGAGCCACGTTTGCTTGACAGGGACCTGCGGCCTCCTCTGCCTTCAGCTTCTCCACCCCAGAGCTATGGAGCTGCTTCTGGTCCTGACGCTCTTGCTACTTCACCCTGCTTTTTGATGACTCTGTGCTTCCTCAAAGTCCTAATACCTTGTTCATAGAATATTCATGCCAAGTTGGTCTGTCTCCTTCCTTAGACTATTAGTTCTTTGAAAATGGAGACTGTTCTGATTGTATCCATGTGGGCAGAGTCCTGCATTATATACAGATGTATTACATGCTCAGTACAAGTGTGATGAATACATGAATGGATGAagcatgtaaaaattatataGGTACATGGacagagacaggaagaaaaaaaaacaaaaatgaaattcataATCACattaggttttacattttttagttaatttaaatttttacaaatgtttttataataaaatatttcttcctaAAATAGAAAGACTGTGTACAGAGgctttttttaattagaaaacaaaaaaaaagattcaaaccCCAGTTATCCTGAAAACAGCAGATAGACAGTGCTTGCCATTTAGGGTAGACGCAGTAAACATTGAATGAATAACCACAGATTTATCATGAATTAGAAGAGAGATGAGTAGCTGTAAAGAACAGAGACCTGTGTGAAACATTCGGATCATTATTTCACTGAAGTGAGAAGGGACCCAATTAGGTTAATGGTGGTCAGGTCGCACAGTCCTATTCTTCTGGGCCTCCTTGCTGATGGCTAGGCGGGCACTCAGATGATACTGAGAGCTTCACATGTAGTTGGGGCCAGAGATATTTGTCATCTGTCCTTAAATAAATCCCCCATCTTTACCAAGGCAAAGGAGTACAACTTCCCCTCCCAAGTTCCAGACATGGCTTTCAGACTGCACCGCTGGTCAATACAGTCTCTCTGTTCGTTTTAATCTTATGGGGGGAGATGGATAAAAAATGTTGGAGTATTGGGGAAGGTGTGCAGCACACACAGTGATATGGGAGAATATTCTTATCAAATTGttcctcatctggaaaagggTAAGAATTGCAggtattttcaaatgtatttttaatatacaaaaattgtgAGAGGAGAGAAAACTCACATCAACCATGTGCCAGCTTCTGTGATATGGtctcacttttattttatgtaatgtaaTTATCAGAACATCCCTGTTTTTAATCACTATTTGACATTTAGTGAGTCCCAGAGGCTACATTTGAACTCAGATCCAATGGTCTACccatgtgaaagaaagaaaaccccaggTGATGAGAGTCAAGTGTCGGTTCTTTCTAGAGAAAATGGCACTTGGAAAAGCTTTGTAGATTGGAATATATCATTCTTCACAGCATCAAAGACTCTTAACTAGAACAAAGGGTGACGGGAACAGAATATATTTCTGACAACTGGGTGTAGAAACACTTGAGGTCTGAGATTTTTACTtgcaacaaaaatagaaaattagaaattaagcCCAGCCTCAGTAGTGGTTACAGGGGTGTCTTCAGTTTGTGATTACTCATTGAACtatacatttatgatttttgcatttttctatatgtatgttATACTCTAACTTTCcaagagtttattttaaaatagacccTCCCCCCAAAGTTATTACAGGTAAAGCAGAGGATGTTCCAAGTCTGCATAAGCTAAGCAATTTACACAACCATAtcctgattctttcttctttatctgtgaaaaataaagataatggaaTAAGTTGCCACTTTCTGATAAGAGGCAAGTTTCTGTATTTTCACTTGGTCAGTTCATGATTGAGCTTCTAATTTAGaactttttctctccctcctctatggtaagaaattaaggaaaacatttatttctttcactctTGTATTTGAAGACAAATTTCCTGTACCTCCACAAAGCCTGCCAGTAACTCACAATCCTGCTTTTATTTACATAATCTTAGAATgatttacagaaaacaaataccTTGCTTTCCCTCAAGTTTGGCTGGGACAAGTGAATCCATCAGTGTTTTGGGACAGTAGAAAAAGATGTTGAAACATTTGTAGACTGTTCCATGAAAATtaacataaagaaagaaattattttgctcCCTTTCATAGAAGAGAGtcatattttctttggatataatATTCATCCAGAATTTAACCCCTCATTTGTTTGGCAATCCTGACAAAAGGTACAAGTGGTCAGATGGGAAACAGAGTCAAggtacatatgagggtacttcaaaaagttcatgggaaaataggattaaaagataatacaaatctttccatgaactttttgaagtactctcctatGGACGATCATCCCCATTATAGCCAGAATAAATTAAAGGATGCCCTAAGGACCAAAAATAGACCTTGTAAAGAATGTATCATTGAATTTAATACGAAATAAgtgttaaactttttttaaattttaattttttgaaaatatgggggtggggaagagctCAAGTGGTAATGCAGAGTCCCTAAATTTACCTTCGGAAGTACAGGCTTACCACATAAGTAAGCTGAATCATTTCTCTGTGTTACTATGGACAGCAGCCTAATTTGAttagcttattttacttatattcttttttttttcaacatgctagtttgaaaaatttcaaacctaaaggaaagttaaaaaatagtACAATGATTATTCAATACCCCTCACCTAGATCCATCAATTGTTAACTATTGCCATGTTTACAcacactccctccccctccacatgTAGATATAGGAGTATATCTGTGTGCATGTGCTGGTTAAACCAATTGAAATTAACTTGCTGATATCACCCCTAAGTACTTTAGCATGTATCACTTTAGAACAAGGACATCTTTCCACACAGCCACAATACCATCATTGCCCTCAAGAAATTTATCATTGATAAATAATACCATCAATATAGAGTTCATAATCAAATTCTCCCGTTGTCataataatttctttaatcaatatTTTTGACACAGAATCCAACCAAAGATCACACAATGCATTTAGGAGTCATgtatcttttaatttcaaatattcttctcCTTGCTCCTTATTTTTCCaactgaccagctgagctaactggccagccccatgctcttttttttcttttgtctttcatgacatgGACATATTTTGAAGAGTCCAGGTCTGTTGTCTTGCAGCATGTCCTACAATCTAGATTTATCTGATGGTTTTCTCATGATAGTTAAAtatgtttacagaaaaaaaaatgtgcatataCTGTTGGTTTTCCATATATATCCCATGTTTTCCAATTTCTGAGACTTTGCTCATACAGACTCTTTAATGAATGCCCTTCTTCCACTGCATTTCTACAAGGCCTAGTTCAATATTTAAGCTTCTCCAGGAAGATTTCCCTGATGCTTTCCATCTGAAATAATCTATGAGTATCTGAAATactttagcttttcttttcttatatcatttgtaatttttttgactttgtattattatttttatcttttacctTCTCCCCAGTGAAAGCCTCCTAAAAGTGGGTCCAATTTATCCTTGTAAATGTCCAGGTATCTAGCACATGTTGGTTCACAGAGTAGGCAATCAATATATACCTTTgctaaatggatggatgaatgaaagaaaatggtcaCTCTGGCTTCTGAGATAGTGAGTTGGTTAAGaacttactatttttaaaaggtttgcaTAATTTCATCATATGTGTACTTTCTGCACCCAAAATAATCCacctaatttaaaaagtaaattttagtttTAGTACAAATAAAACATGGATATCATATGCCTTGATATAGCTCTCTTAAAAATCGTACTGTTAAGGATTGAGGGAAGCCTTTCAATCCAGACAGTTGATTCTTTAGCTTTGGAAAATGGCCCTAATATTGTTTCCTTGATAATTCCCTCTCCCAcatattttctgttctctctggaaTAGGTCCTATAAGTCAGACATTGagacttttgagttgattctCTACAtctcttatcttttattttataatttctatcttctATGCTCTGAAAGATTCCTTTAACATTGTCTTCCAACCtattattgatcttttaaaatttttgaaatttacgtttttaattttcaggaattctgcttttgttttctaagttggtttttaaaatattgttcgTTTCTTGTTTTATGGGTATGCTATCTTCtcaaatttctacaaaaatattaattagaacttaataaaaataaaaattttcttcttttttctgcatTACCTCTGtttaacctttcttttttttgttttttttttttgtctttttcgtgaccggcactcagccagtgagtgcactggccattcctatataggatccgaacccgcggcgggcgcattcccagcgctgcactctcccaagtgcgccacgggctcggcccactgtTCAACCTTTCTTAAAGCATTCTTGTTTTTATCTTCGTCTCTCTCATTCGTATTGAAGGCATGCCAAGTATTAGGTATAGAAACTTCTATGCACTGAAAAGCTGACTGGGAACTCTGTACGTGAGCAAGGTTTGCTAACTGCTAGGTTGGCTACAGGTTAATTAAATGTTGAGTTAGACATTATGCTTGGAAACTCCCAACTGTAAAAATATGGAGGTCTTTTTTTCTGAGATCATTCAATTTCTTTAGGAAAGAATCTTTTGGTTTTTCACCTGGGAACTAACCACTTTGTTGCTGAATGGTCACCTagcagagggtgtgtgtgtgtgtgtgtgtgtgtgtgtgtgtgtgtgtgtgtgtgtgtgtgtgtgtgtgtgtgtgtgtgtgtgtgtgtgtgtgtgtgtgtgtgtgtgtgtgtgtgtgtgtgtgtgtgtgtgtgtgtgtgtgtgttatgtttcTTAGTTAGACTATTAGTTTTGTTGCTGAATGGTCACCTagcagagggtgtgtgtgtgtgtgtgtgtgtgtgtgtgtgtgtgtgtgtgttatgtttcTTAGTTAGATTATTAGTTCCCCCCCCTCCGTTTTCAGTCCCTTATTTTACcccttctctctgtgcctcttgTCTATCTCCTGTGCATCAGcgctctgagcctcagctttatCCTACTCTATCAGTTACCACTCATCTTCCCTCTATTTTCCATCTTCTAGAATTTTGTTgaaatctctctccctcttgccctTCTTGTTGTGGGTTTATCATCATTTTGGTGGAGTCTTGGGAAGGAGTTAAAAACATGTATTCATTTTGCCTTCTTTAATAAGACTGTCTGcttaatttaaacatatttttgttaCAAACTTCCCTCTGTAAATTTGGTTTTGTGAATGGTGTAAATTCTCTGCCTGGAAGATTAAAGACATGATTATGAGAAGAAGGTTCAGATAACATTGGGTGGTTTAAAGTTTCCCTGAGTAATCTGGACAAGGGGAAAGGATTTAAGATACTGCAGAGAGAGTGTGAGATAAACTCTGATCATGGCTTACAAAGCCTGGTTACTTATTTACAATTGAGAGAAGATAAGTAGTGAAATAACTATAGAAGTTCTACAAAAAGTTATCAGAAAGCTTAAAGTTAAGTTAAAAGTTAagttaaaacagttttaattTGGCTGTGAAATCATGCTCCTGCGCACACTTGAAGCTTTGATTTCCTCCAGATTCCTAGCACCTGACACAGAATAAAGCTGCAGCGTCACCCAGGCAGGCCTCTCCCAATCCTAGTCATTTACAAAGAATTTCCCCTTTGAGCCACGAGGAACATTGGCTGGTTACTCACACCACAGATTCCTCAAGATTGGCTGGGACTGCACATAAAATACTGTTTGCGCATAATCACGTTGATAAGCTACAACATAAATGTACGCAGGTTCCTGTTCTTAGAATGTAACGTGAAGCATttgctctcttctttccttctcacaTTTTCATGCAGGACACAGAACAGACACATTGTCTCTGGTCAAAAGAAAAGGTCTTTAAAGGGGGGGAAAAAGCCTGAAATGGGTCTGCTGAGTTCTAAAAACCCCCAAACGAAGCAAGCCCGAATTCTTCTTCTGGGACTTGATTCAGCTGGGAAGTCTACTCTCCTTTATAAATTAAAGCTTGGTAAGGATATTACAACCATCCCAACAATAGGTTTCAACGTGGAGATGATCAAGATGGAAAAGAGTCTTTCGCTCACAGTCTGGGATGTTGGAGGACAGGAAAAAATGAGAACTTTTTGGGGTTGTTACTATGAGAACACTGATGGGCTGATGTATGTTGTGGACAGTACGGACAAACAACGACTGGAAGACTCACGGAGAGAGTTTGAGCACATTTTGAAGAATGAACACATTAAAAATGTGCCTGTCGTCCTATTAGCCAACAAACAAGATGTGCCTGGAGCCCTGACCGCCGAGGACATTACCAGAATGTTCAAAGTGAGGAAGCTCTGCAGCGACCAGAACTGGTATGTGCAACCCTGCTGTGCCATCACAGGGGACGGGCTGATCGAGGGATTCAGGAAATTAACTGGATTTGTGAAAAGCCACCTGAAATCGAGAGGAGACACTTTAGCATTCTTCAAGCAGAACTGAGGCTGTGAAAAGGGCCAAGCCTCAAAAGAGATACTGATGAAGTTGAAAGGGTAATTTTTTTCCATGTCAAGTGGGGAAAAGCAAGTTATTGACTTGATAAACTTTTCCTGAGATGTTATTTCACATATGTTCAGTAAAACAACTCAAAATAATAtccagaaaatgtttttctttagcGAGGAACTTTAGCAAACTATGTGGTTATGATTACTGAGAATGAAAAAGTTGTAATGTTCTGCAAAATTTTAGCATGTTGGATGATTCGGAATAGTCATAAGTAGGATCAAATAAATTATCAATTTTATGTGACTACTACAACAAAGTTTAAGTTGTCTGCTAATAGAGTCAGAATTCTTTCAGATTGTTTCCAGCTATTACCGGTAATGAATTTTCACCATGCTCCTATGAAATAGATAGGTGATATGAAAAAGGAACTTCATAaagagaaaagagttttattgttaacattttgtaaaCCCTTATTCCCTAAATATAGACTTTCTTCTAGATTCCTGACagctttttgaaatatattgCCGAGAGATTGTGTTCTCCAACAGGGAGCAGAAGTATGTAACTTAAAGCTCTGGGGATCAGGGTAGCACCTTAGAGTCTAGGGCAAGATCTGAGTTTAGAGCTCAGCTTTAGGCTGCAACCCCAAGACCTGCTTCAGTGGAATTCAATAATAACAGTCAATACTTGGGAACATATGTTCAGTTCATTGTACTGATTAAACAGAAACCAGATCCAGACTTTGCTCTCAGAGACCTTGCAATTCACAGAGGTAAACAACACAAAGCTAGTAGCTAGGGTAGGGCAATAAGTGCTACATGCTATTGCAGGAGAGACTTCTGACCAAGGGAAACAGGAAATGCCTCATGCAGGAGATGGTGTTAAAGAGGGGCCCTAACTCCCAGGGATGCCCTGAAGGTGCAAGTTAGTCACTGGAAGTTCCCGTCACCAGGAGACTCTCCAGAGTCATGGtgaaggagaggagggagcagaTAAAGGAACTAGAGATTAAATTAGAATTCCCCCGAGAAGCTCAGAACTCCCAGGGAGGCCCTAGTACTAACAGATGACGCTCTTTCCTCCTACTCCACATCCACAAGGTACATTTGGACTACGAGCAGGCCTCAAGCCTCCACAGCAGACCCTAGGACTCCAAAGCTGAGGTCTCAGAGGAAAGTAAAGGTACAATAAACCAAGGGTGCCAACCCCTGATtcctttcagttttcttctctcgaCCATGATCTGTTCAGCTAAGATCTGAGCAGTTCTCTCTGTGCTACGTGATAGTATCCAAATAATAATGTAGACATCCACATAATAAAAGCTACCATTGCTTGAATATATGTGTGagctaggcattgtgctaagcactttcaTACATCTTCTCAGTTAATGTTCACAACTGCCCTGAGAGAAACAGGCACTACTATCTCaattttcccctttcttccctgCTATCCAGTCTATTTTCTTCCATCagtcatttgctttctttttgatgTTAATTTCAccagtcttttctctctttggcattTCCCTCCTGGTTCTTCCATGCTCCTCTCTATCCTTcaacacgcatgcatgcacatgcgCACACAACACAcccacgcacacatgcacatgcatttGTGCACTCTTAACCCCGATCTGCTAATAAAGCCCAAAACAGAGGGAAGGGAAAAAGACTAGGTGGCCAATAGCAAAATATTCCTTAGCAGGTAAGATGAGAGAGGCTGTGAATATTCATGTCTTCATATTTAttattgtcatacattttatttcaattttgtgCATTCCTTTCAGGCATTTCATCTGCATGTTTTAatgttgttttactttatttttaatttttaaataaattttattgtgtacatttgaggtttacaacatgatgttaggggatacatatagatagtaaaatgggTACTATAGTGAAGTATAGTGACATTaatatatctatcatctcacacagtgactttgtgtgtgtgtgtgacaggagCAGTTAAACTTAGTTAGCCAAAATCCCAAATACCATACAATTTTATTCTGCCATTTATCTGAAGCAAGGCAATACTTTTTAGCAAAATAGCATACCTCCATGGATCTGATTGTAACCAAAAGCATAACACTTAAATCTTTGAGATAAAAGTTAATATCAGTTAAATATTTCTatctgattttcaaaatattctgtgAAAAAAAATCCCTACAGGACAAAATAAGAATGGCAAATAAAACAGTAGTAGTGACAGACAAATGCTAAAATTAATTTGTCAGTTTAAAAAGCTGAACATCACTGTGTTCTGATGTTGAACAAACTAGGTTTTGCCAAACTGGGGAAGGACGGAAATTTTAGATGGAGAGAGTCCTGCAGGTCTAGTTCCTGTAGGTGGCACTGAGGGACAGTCACAGAGACTGAATCACTGCAGTGTGTTGAGTATGTGGAGGAACAACCCAAGAAACAGCTTCTGTTGGGCTCTGCTCTGCAGATCTCAGTCAGCCTGCTCTTGTTTGCATGAGCTCTCTCCAGAGGGATAAAGACAGattcagagacagagacagagacagacagacagagacagaattcTCCTTTGGCAATGTTAATGAGTATTTTAACATAATAACATAACCTAATAACATCATAGGAGTTCCAGTCCACCAGATTTTTAGCATAGCGTTGACTGTTAGCAGACTAAATTACTTTGCGCATGAGAAAGCATGTTTTACCTTGAAAGTGCAATGCAAATGCAAAAGATGGTATGAGTAGAATTTTCAcaaatgttaccttattttttCTCACAAACTCTTATGAGAAGGAATAACAGATATTATTAACCCTATTTCAAGGATATGAGGAAACTGATTAAGTATTTACTGATCCTAGTCCTCTGATTTCcaagattaaataaaaacacacaagtGTAAATATTATTATGCAATAAATTTAGCAGTAATGTGGCACATACAGATTTTATCATTAAATCTCCTTACTTCTATAAACCAAATGGGATTATTGGTCAGGGTATTTCTTGGGCCCAAACTTAGACAATATCTTCTTTCATCCTTCATACCCCACATATACCAGCAAATCCTGTCAGTTCTCCTTTCAAAATACATGTCCCTTCTGACCACTTCTCAACCCCCACCACTACCATAAGGCCACCTTCATTTCTCTCCTGGATGACTGCATTCTCCAGACAGATTTCTGCCAGGAAGGTCTTCTAAAAATGCAAATCTTATCATATCATTCCCCTGATTTAAAACCTTCCATTCACTTCTTACCCAAGATGGTccctgcctttcctttctctcccctcatTCCTCCTCCAGCCACACCTGCCACAACATCAGAGCTCATTACAGCCCCAGGGACCTTAAACTTGCTCTTCCCCCAGGTTAGAATATGCTTTCCTCAGGTCTTCAAATCTTTTAGGTCTCCAACCAATTGTGCAGAGAGGTGTTCCCTGAGTCCTTATCTAAATGAGTCCCCATCCCTGCTGCTTCTGACCTCTTATTTACTCATCTACCTTCttactgtttctttctctccctagAAGGTAAGCTCCAAGGGAGCAGGAACTTTATCTTGTTCACTGGTGTATCCTAGAATTGTATTTAGGACATAAACggtatttaaaagatatttgttgaatgaatggctCGAACCCTAAAGTGAGGTCTTGTCAGTGCCCCAGGCTGCCTCTCAGTGATGGAATATGGATCCAGTAAAAAGAATGGTAGATTTGGACCTCAGACAGTCTCACTCTAATTTCAGAATACAGTGAGCAAGTCCGTCCACTCCAGGGCAGTGTTCTATAGTGAAAAGAGCACATGCTTTGGAGACAAAACTGGGCGGGAATTCTGCTTTGTCATCTGTTTTGGCCTTTAGGCAGGTTGCTTTTATCTTTCTGAGTCAGTTTTCTCAGCTAGAACAGTGACTTGAATAAGCAATaaactattattgtgttagtCCATGCAGACTGGGTAATAGTTACAGCAACCATCGTTAAATTACCCTAATGAACTAGGATCATGCTCTTTGTTCTCCCTAGTGTACCAAAATCCTGCTTTTCCC contains the following coding sequences:
- the ARL14 gene encoding ADP-ribosylation factor-like protein 14 produces the protein MGLLSSKNPQTKQARILLLGLDSAGKSTLLYKLKLGKDITTIPTIGFNVEMIKMEKSLSLTVWDVGGQEKMRTFWGCYYENTDGLMYVVDSTDKQRLEDSRREFEHILKNEHIKNVPVVLLANKQDVPGALTAEDITRMFKVRKLCSDQNWYVQPCCAITGDGLIEGFRKLTGFVKSHLKSRGDTLAFFKQN